In the Advenella kashmirensis WT001 genome, one interval contains:
- a CDS encoding c-type cytochrome, whose product MTLRLRTIGAGLAIAGICTFSAQAADITPGKQLLATMLAATTTTFGDGGAETTQGTLKAESTEKRQVPAGAAAPTPATAAEKPAAADKPAADKAADAPAASDSGKVKYVVKEGNKADDHVLQGWKTWRALDCARCHGAKQEGLVGPSLIVAMSKLSEEEFKTTVLKGRLPQGMPPFESVPRLVKNIDNLYTYLKARADGKLEPGHVYPLDK is encoded by the coding sequence ATGACTTTACGTTTACGCACAATCGGAGCAGGACTCGCTATCGCTGGAATCTGTACCTTCTCTGCGCAAGCCGCAGATATCACCCCTGGAAAGCAATTGCTGGCCACAATGCTGGCAGCAACGACAACCACTTTTGGTGACGGGGGCGCAGAAACAACACAAGGCACCCTCAAGGCGGAATCGACAGAAAAACGGCAAGTGCCGGCCGGCGCCGCTGCGCCGACCCCCGCGACTGCAGCCGAAAAGCCGGCGGCCGCCGACAAACCAGCAGCTGACAAGGCCGCAGACGCGCCAGCAGCCTCCGATAGCGGCAAAGTAAAATATGTGGTCAAGGAAGGCAACAAGGCCGATGACCATGTATTGCAAGGCTGGAAAACCTGGCGGGCACTCGATTGCGCGCGCTGTCACGGCGCCAAGCAGGAAGGGCTTGTCGGACCCTCACTGATCGTGGCGATGAGCAAGTTGTCGGAAGAAGAGTTCAAGACAACTGTGCTCAAGGGACGCCTGCCTCAGGGTATGCCCCCATTTGAAAGCGTACCGCGCCTGGTAAAGAATATTGATAATCTATACACCTATTTGAAAGCACGTGCCGACGGCAAACTGGAACCCGGGCATGTGTACCCGCTGGATAAATAA
- the thdT gene encoding thiol dehydrotransferase, translated as MSFKITLKQMLCVAGALAITGTAQADPQLQEAMKNPDNWAVQAGDFANQRYSKLDQINKDNVKNLQVAWTFSTGVLRGHEGGPLVIGDVMYVHSPFPNKVYAISLKDQSLLWKYEPTQDPNVITIMCCDTVNRGLAFGDGKIILQQADTTMVALDAKTGKEVWKVKNGDFKVGESNTNAPHIFKDKVITGISGGEFGVRGRLIAYNLKDGKEAWKAYSTGPDNEMLFDPEKTMTWTDGKMAAVGKDSSLKSWKGDQWKIGGGTTWGWFSYDPALNLVYYGTGNPGTWNPSQRPGDNKWSMSIIARDLDTGVAKWVYQMTPHDEWDYDGVNENILADIKVGGKDRKALVHFDRNGFGYTLDRESGELLVAEKYDPTINWADKIDMKSGRPVVNSKYSPAKGGEDVNVKGICPSALGTKDQQPAAFSPKTGVFYVPTNHVCMDYEPFAVDYVAGQPYVGATVSMFPTPNSHGGMGNFIAWDADKGKILWSIPERFSVWSGALATAGDVVFYGTLEGYIKAIDTSGKELWKFKTPSGVIGNVTTWKYEGKQYIGVLSGIGGWAGIGLAAGLEKSTDGLGAVGGYKDLAKYTELGGALMVFALPDNVATAAAEKTTKTQ; from the coding sequence ATGTCTTTTAAGATAACCCTTAAACAGATGCTATGTGTCGCAGGTGCGCTGGCCATTACCGGCACGGCACAGGCGGATCCACAATTGCAGGAAGCAATGAAAAACCCGGATAACTGGGCAGTTCAGGCAGGCGACTTCGCCAACCAGCGCTACAGTAAGCTGGATCAGATCAACAAGGACAACGTGAAGAACCTTCAGGTGGCCTGGACCTTCTCCACCGGGGTACTGCGTGGACACGAGGGCGGACCACTGGTTATTGGGGACGTCATGTACGTTCACAGTCCCTTTCCCAATAAGGTATATGCCATCAGTCTGAAGGATCAGAGTCTGCTCTGGAAATACGAGCCTACCCAGGATCCCAACGTCATAACCATCATGTGTTGTGATACTGTCAACCGTGGCCTGGCGTTCGGCGACGGCAAAATTATTCTGCAACAGGCCGACACCACCATGGTGGCCCTGGATGCCAAAACCGGCAAGGAAGTATGGAAGGTCAAGAACGGCGACTTCAAGGTAGGTGAAAGCAATACCAACGCGCCACATATTTTCAAGGATAAAGTGATCACCGGCATTTCCGGCGGTGAGTTCGGTGTCCGCGGGCGTCTGATTGCCTACAACCTGAAAGACGGCAAGGAAGCCTGGAAAGCCTATTCGACAGGCCCGGATAACGAGATGCTGTTTGATCCCGAAAAAACCATGACCTGGACCGACGGCAAAATGGCTGCTGTGGGCAAAGACTCTTCGCTCAAATCATGGAAAGGCGATCAGTGGAAAATTGGCGGCGGCACCACCTGGGGCTGGTTCAGTTACGACCCTGCCCTGAATCTGGTGTATTACGGTACCGGCAACCCCGGCACCTGGAATCCATCGCAACGCCCAGGCGACAACAAATGGTCCATGTCCATCATCGCACGTGATCTGGATACCGGTGTAGCCAAGTGGGTTTACCAGATGACACCGCATGACGAATGGGATTATGACGGCGTTAACGAAAATATCCTTGCCGACATCAAGGTCGGTGGCAAGGACCGCAAGGCACTGGTTCACTTCGACCGCAACGGCTTTGGCTATACGCTTGACCGCGAATCCGGAGAATTGCTGGTTGCCGAGAAATACGATCCGACCATCAACTGGGCCGATAAAATCGACATGAAGTCCGGCCGTCCTGTTGTTAACAGCAAGTACAGCCCGGCCAAGGGCGGTGAAGACGTCAACGTCAAGGGAATTTGTCCTTCTGCACTGGGCACCAAAGATCAGCAACCCGCTGCATTCTCGCCCAAAACCGGCGTATTCTACGTTCCCACCAACCACGTCTGCATGGATTATGAACCATTTGCAGTCGACTACGTAGCCGGTCAGCCGTACGTTGGCGCGACCGTGTCCATGTTCCCAACCCCCAACAGCCATGGCGGCATGGGTAACTTCATTGCCTGGGACGCTGATAAAGGCAAAATCCTGTGGAGTATTCCTGAAAGATTCTCCGTATGGAGCGGCGCCCTTGCGACAGCAGGCGATGTCGTGTTCTACGGAACGCTTGAAGGCTACATCAAGGCCATTGATACCAGCGGCAAGGAACTGTGGAAGTTCAAAACACCGTCTGGCGTGATTGGCAACGTCACCACCTGGAAGTACGAAGGCAAACAGTACATTGGCGTATTGTCCGGTATTGGCGGCTGGGCCGGCATTGGTCTGGCAGCAGGTCTTGAAAAATCCACCGACGGCCTGGGTGCGGTTGGCGGATACAAGGATCTGGCCAAATACACCGAACTTGGCGGTGCGCTGATGGTCTTCGCATTGCCTGACAATGTCGCTACCGCAGCGGCAGAAAAAACCACCAAAACGCAATAA
- a CDS encoding carboxymuconolactone decarboxylase family protein — MQKQIIALAVAVTTQCPYCIAIHTKQAREAGATDAQLAEAALVAAAIRAGGAVTHATHMF; from the coding sequence ATGCAAAAACAGATTATCGCGCTTGCTGTTGCCGTTACCACGCAATGTCCTTATTGCATCGCAATACATACCAAGCAGGCGCGCGAGGCCGGTGCAACCGATGCCCAGCTAGCCGAAGCTGCACTGGTTGCTGCAGCGATCCGTGCCGGCGGGGCGGTGACGCACGCAACACATATGTTCTGA
- a CDS encoding DUF485 domain-containing protein, with protein sequence MSEDIVQRVMANPKYKEMTRMRSTYGWVFSAIILVAYYVGFIGIIAFDKQLFAQSISGGAMTWGIPVGFGLMILIIALTGIYIWIANSKFDAMERSLLNDVGATHE encoded by the coding sequence ATGAGTGAGGATATCGTTCAGCGGGTGATGGCGAACCCGAAGTATAAGGAAATGACGCGAATGCGCAGCACGTATGGTTGGGTCTTTTCCGCCATCATTCTGGTTGCCTATTATGTCGGCTTTATCGGCATTATTGCGTTTGACAAGCAACTGTTCGCTCAGTCCATCAGCGGTGGCGCCATGACCTGGGGCATTCCCGTAGGCTTTGGTTTGATGATTCTGATCATCGCACTCACCGGCATCTATATTTGGATTGCGAACTCCAAATTCGACGCAATGGAACGCAGCTTGCTGAACGACGTAGGGGCCACTCATGAATAA
- a CDS encoding CTP synthase, producing the protein MTKYVFVTGGVVSSLGKGIAAASLAAILESRGLKVTMLKLDPYINVDPGTMSPLQHGEVFVTEDGAETDLDLGHYERFISARMHKSNNFTTGQIYESVLRKERRGDYLGKTVQVIPHITNEIQDFIIRGARQAWDGQTDVAIVEIGGTVGDIESLPFLEAVRQMSLRLGRNGAAFVHLTLVPFIASAGELKTKPTQHSVQKLREIGIYPNALLCRADREVPEDERAKISLFSNVPLDAVISVWDADSIYKIPSMLHNQKLDELVCDALAISPPPADLSMWDGLIDALEHPQHEVHIGMVGKYVDLTESYKSLIEALQHAGIHTRSKVVIDYIDSEDLEGGAVEKLAALDAILVPGGFGKRGTEGKIRAIQYARENKVPYLGICLGMQLAVIEFARHVAQLGGANSTEFDPAAPHPVVALITEWMDREGKVEKRTASSDLGGTMRKGAQRCPVKEGTRAYDIYGPEVNERHRHRYEVNNVYVPRLEEAGMVISARTPTENLPEMMEIPGHPWFMGVQFHPEFTSTPRNGHPLFSSFIRAALDYQKQRQNQG; encoded by the coding sequence ATGACAAAGTATGTATTCGTTACCGGCGGCGTGGTCTCTTCGTTAGGCAAGGGAATCGCCGCCGCGTCGCTTGCGGCTATCCTTGAATCGCGTGGCCTGAAGGTCACCATGCTCAAGTTAGACCCGTATATCAACGTGGATCCGGGTACGATGAGCCCCTTGCAGCACGGTGAAGTATTCGTCACCGAAGACGGCGCCGAAACCGATCTTGATCTCGGCCACTACGAGCGATTCATTTCGGCTCGCATGCATAAATCCAATAACTTTACCACTGGCCAGATATACGAATCCGTGTTGCGCAAAGAGCGCCGCGGCGATTATCTGGGCAAGACCGTGCAGGTTATTCCCCATATCACAAATGAAATTCAAGATTTCATTATCCGTGGTGCAAGGCAGGCCTGGGATGGGCAAACCGATGTGGCCATTGTGGAAATCGGCGGCACCGTTGGCGATATTGAATCCCTGCCATTTCTGGAGGCGGTGCGGCAAATGAGTCTGCGCCTGGGCCGCAATGGCGCCGCTTTCGTGCATTTAACGCTGGTGCCGTTTATTGCCTCTGCGGGCGAGCTCAAAACCAAGCCAACTCAACACTCGGTGCAAAAGCTGCGCGAAATTGGTATTTATCCGAACGCGTTGCTGTGCCGTGCTGACCGCGAAGTGCCCGAAGACGAGCGGGCCAAGATTTCCCTGTTTTCCAATGTGCCGCTGGATGCCGTCATTTCCGTATGGGACGCCGATTCCATCTACAAAATTCCGTCCATGTTGCATAACCAGAAACTGGATGAACTGGTTTGCGATGCGCTGGCCATTTCTCCGCCGCCGGCTGATCTGTCCATGTGGGACGGCCTGATCGATGCACTGGAACATCCACAGCATGAGGTGCACATTGGTATGGTCGGCAAATATGTTGATCTGACCGAGTCATACAAATCGCTGATTGAAGCGCTGCAGCACGCCGGTATTCATACCCGTTCCAAAGTCGTTATCGACTATATCGATTCGGAGGATCTGGAAGGTGGTGCGGTTGAAAAACTGGCTGCGCTGGATGCCATTCTGGTGCCGGGCGGTTTCGGCAAGCGCGGTACCGAAGGCAAGATTCGCGCCATTCAGTATGCACGTGAAAACAAGGTCCCTTACCTGGGGATCTGCCTGGGCATGCAACTGGCCGTTATTGAATTTGCCCGGCATGTGGCCCAGCTTGGCGGCGCCAACAGTACCGAGTTTGATCCGGCAGCGCCGCATCCGGTCGTGGCGCTTATTACCGAGTGGATGGATCGCGAAGGCAAAGTGGAAAAACGTACGGCGTCTTCCGATCTGGGCGGCACGATGCGCAAAGGCGCCCAGCGCTGTCCGGTCAAGGAAGGCACGCGTGCCTATGATATATATGGTCCCGAGGTCAACGAGCGCCATCGCCACCGCTATGAGGTCAACAATGTCTATGTTCCGCGTCTTGAAGAAGCCGGCATGGTCATCAGTGCCCGCACGCCGACCGAGAACCTGCCAGAAATGATGGAAATTCCGGGCCACCCATGGTTCATGGGGGTCCAGTTCCATCCTGAATTTACTTCTACGCCGCGTAATGGCCATCCGCTGTTCTCCAGCTTTATCCGGGCAGCACTGGACTATCAGAAACAGCGGCAGAACCAGGGATAA
- a CDS encoding cupin domain-containing protein: protein MKGFVDDIEELTVNNDLYRKVLYTGKNLQLVLMTLQPGEEIGEEVHEGHDQFFRIEEGKGKVVIDGQTHAIEDDDAVIVPAGARHNVINSGDQPLRLYTIYGPPEHRDGVVHATKQDEQEEHFDGKTTE, encoded by the coding sequence ATGAAAGGTTTTGTCGATGATATCGAAGAATTGACCGTGAATAATGATCTTTACCGCAAGGTGCTTTACACGGGGAAAAACCTGCAATTGGTCTTGATGACGCTGCAGCCGGGTGAAGAAATCGGGGAAGAGGTTCATGAAGGCCATGATCAGTTCTTTCGCATCGAAGAGGGCAAGGGCAAAGTCGTGATCGACGGACAAACCCATGCCATCGAGGATGACGACGCGGTGATCGTTCCTGCCGGTGCGCGTCACAATGTGATCAATAGCGGCGATCAGCCCCTGCGTCTGTACACCATTTACGGCCCGCCTGAGCACCGTGATGGCGTCGTGCATGCCACCAAGCAGGATGAGCAGGAAGAGCATTTTGACGGTAAGACCACAGAGTAG